A section of the Elusimicrobiota bacterium genome encodes:
- the mutY gene encoding A/G-specific adenine glycosylase codes for MPPPAFQRDLLKWYARARRDLPWRKDISPYRTWVSEIMLQQTTVKTVLSYYDDFLREFPDIPSLASAREERVLKAWAGLGYYSRARLMRIAAKKIMAEHKGAFPSAYEDVLALPGIGRYTAGAILSIAFEKPYPVLDGNVARVFARLRAIEDDVKDAKTVQRLWRLAERLVPLKHTGDWNQALMELGAVVCLPEKPNCGSCPVSRHCQALQRGLQDELPVASKRKAFIALKWNCLWIEQEGKVLLWKRNPEERFLKNHWGLPEARHIRAPAGAWIKTVRHAITHHRITLEVVRGKAPEILPPEAAWVPKAKLKDHLVSSLWLKCL; via the coding sequence ATGCCCCCCCCGGCCTTCCAGCGAGACCTCCTCAAGTGGTACGCCCGCGCGCGGAGGGATCTCCCCTGGAGAAAAGACATCTCGCCCTACCGCACCTGGGTGTCCGAGATCATGCTTCAGCAGACGACGGTGAAGACGGTGCTCTCCTATTACGACGACTTTTTAAGGGAGTTCCCGGATATACCCTCTCTGGCCTCGGCCCGCGAAGAACGGGTGTTGAAGGCCTGGGCGGGCCTCGGCTACTACAGCCGAGCCCGGCTTATGCGAATCGCGGCCAAGAAAATCATGGCCGAGCATAAGGGAGCTTTTCCATCTGCCTATGAGGACGTTCTGGCACTACCGGGGATCGGGCGCTACACGGCCGGGGCCATTCTCTCCATCGCCTTCGAGAAGCCCTATCCCGTTCTCGATGGGAACGTGGCCCGGGTTTTCGCGCGCCTTCGCGCCATTGAAGACGACGTCAAGGACGCCAAAACCGTCCAGAGATTATGGCGCTTGGCGGAAAGATTAGTCCCCTTAAAACACACCGGAGACTGGAACCAGGCCTTAATGGAGCTCGGGGCGGTGGTCTGCCTGCCGGAAAAGCCCAACTGCGGGTCCTGCCCCGTGAGCCGCCATTGCCAAGCTCTTCAGAGGGGACTGCAGGATGAGCTTCCCGTCGCCTCGAAGCGCAAGGCATTCATCGCTCTCAAATGGAATTGTCTCTGGATAGAACAGGAAGGCAAGGTCCTTCTTTGGAAAAGGAACCCTGAGGAGAGATTCCTCAAGAACCACTGGGGATTGCCGGAGGCAAGGCATATCCGGGCTCCCGCCGGAGCCTGGATTAAGACCGTGCGCCACGCCATCACCCATCACAGGATCACTCTCGAAGTCGTCCGGGGCAAGGCCCCGGAGATACTCCCCCCCGAAGCCGCCTGGGTGCCCAAGGCCAAGCTCAAGGACCACCTCGTCTCATCGCTGTGGCTGAAGTGCCTTTGA
- a CDS encoding UDP-N-acetylmuramate--L-alanine ligase: protein MRSFVSRIHFTGVGGVGMSGIAEVLRNLGYEVSGSDLKESETTRRLAAAGVKIFKGHAARFVRGAQVLVASSAVAPDNPELAYARRAGIPVIARAQMLAELGRMKKTVTVAGSHGKTTTTSMVAMALNEAGASPTMIIGGQLKNIRSNVKLGVGEYLVAEADESDGSFKHLSPLAAVVTNIDNDHLDFHKSMANLRRAFLEHLQRLPFYGAAVLCADDPRLRAMAPSLGRSVVTYGVKSPADWRAVQVKMSKGGSRFEARHRGGLVASIELRVPGLHNVQNALGALAAGCFLGFNPEKLARGLSKFRGVGRRLDVLGAAEGVEFVDDYGHHPTEVAAALEAVSGLWRARRTVVIFQPHRFSRTRLLWREFGPAFKRADFVYVMDIYPAGEDPIAGVSSKLILDSLKRSGVACAPYSSALDAARELRRGDVVLTLGAGDVWKAGEDLLRRRRLRLASPA, encoded by the coding sequence ATGCGCTCGTTTGTGAGCCGCATCCATTTTACCGGGGTCGGTGGGGTGGGGATGAGCGGCATCGCCGAGGTCCTGCGCAATCTCGGCTATGAGGTCTCCGGCTCGGATTTGAAGGAGTCCGAGACCACCCGGCGCCTGGCGGCCGCGGGCGTCAAGATTTTCAAGGGCCACGCCGCGCGCTTTGTCCGCGGGGCCCAGGTTCTGGTGGCGAGCTCCGCGGTCGCCCCTGACAACCCGGAGCTTGCCTACGCCCGCCGGGCCGGCATTCCCGTCATTGCGCGGGCCCAGATGCTGGCCGAGCTTGGGCGCATGAAAAAGACCGTGACCGTGGCGGGCAGCCACGGCAAGACCACGACCACCTCCATGGTGGCCATGGCCTTGAACGAGGCCGGGGCGAGCCCAACCATGATCATAGGGGGACAGCTCAAGAACATCCGCTCCAACGTGAAGCTCGGTGTGGGCGAGTACCTGGTGGCCGAGGCCGACGAGTCGGACGGCTCCTTCAAGCACCTCTCGCCCTTGGCCGCGGTCGTGACCAACATAGACAATGACCATTTGGACTTCCATAAATCCATGGCGAACCTGAGGCGGGCGTTCTTGGAGCACCTGCAGCGGCTTCCCTTTTACGGCGCGGCCGTGCTTTGCGCCGATGACCCCAGGCTGCGCGCCATGGCGCCAAGCCTGGGTCGGTCCGTCGTGACGTACGGTGTCAAGAGCCCCGCCGATTGGCGCGCGGTCCAGGTCAAAATGAGCAAGGGAGGGTCCCGCTTCGAGGCCCGCCATCGGGGCGGGCTCGTGGCCTCTATAGAGCTTCGCGTGCCCGGCCTGCACAACGTTCAGAACGCTTTGGGGGCCTTGGCCGCGGGGTGCTTCCTGGGCTTTAATCCCGAGAAGCTCGCGCGCGGGCTTTCCAAGTTCCGCGGCGTGGGACGGCGCTTGGACGTCCTGGGCGCGGCCGAGGGAGTCGAGTTCGTGGATGACTACGGGCATCACCCGACCGAGGTCGCGGCGGCTCTCGAGGCGGTGTCGGGGTTGTGGCGGGCGCGCCGGACGGTCGTAATTTTTCAGCCCCATCGCTTCAGCCGCACTAGGCTCTTGTGGCGCGAGTTCGGCCCGGCCTTCAAGCGCGCTGATTTTGTCTACGTCATGGACATCTATCCCGCCGGGGAGGATCCAATCGCGGGGGTAAGCTCCAAGCTCATCTTGGACTCGCTCAAGCGCAGCGGAGTCGCCTGCGCGCCCTACTCCTCGGCCTTGGACGCGGCGCGGGAACTTCGCCGCGGCGACGTGGTGCTGACCTTGGGGGCCGGAGACGTCTGGAAGGCCGGAGAGGACCTGCTGCGCCGTAGGCGACTCCGCCTGGCCAGTCCGGCCTAA
- a CDS encoding BON domain-containing protein has translation METMRFLLILALFGLGACAAGKTAGDGISDSRIKFQVQRALQAQQGANYRNLDVDVYNRAVTVSGLVNTREDKRALESLLRKIPGVEQVVVNVLFEP, from the coding sequence ATGGAAACTATGCGTTTCCTTCTGATTCTGGCTCTTTTTGGCCTCGGCGCTTGCGCCGCGGGCAAGACCGCAGGAGACGGCATCTCGGACTCCCGGATCAAGTTCCAGGTTCAAAGGGCCCTGCAGGCCCAGCAGGGCGCCAATTACAGGAACCTGGACGTGGACGTCTACAACCGCGCCGTCACGGTTTCGGGGCTGGTCAATACCCGGGAAGACAAGAGGGCCTTGGAAAGCCTGCTTCGAAAAATACCGGGCGTGGAGCAAGTCGTCGTGAACGTCCTCTTCGAGCCCTAG
- a CDS encoding glutathione peroxidase: MTEDPPGTIYGFEVKTIGGQPKSLSQYKGQVLLLVNTASLCGFTPQYEELEALYRRYQARGLRVLGFPANEFGAQEPGSDPEIQAFCRTRYAVSFDLFSKITVKGPGIHPLYEFLTARSGHNGDIPWNFTKFLAGRDGRVVARFGPQASPIGRAVTSQIESLLEARLSASESAL, from the coding sequence ATGACCGAGGATCCGCCCGGAACCATCTACGGCTTCGAGGTAAAAACCATCGGGGGACAGCCTAAGAGCCTCTCCCAGTACAAAGGTCAAGTGCTTCTGCTTGTCAACACCGCCTCCCTCTGCGGCTTCACACCGCAGTACGAGGAGCTCGAAGCCCTCTACCGGCGCTACCAGGCCCGAGGCCTGCGCGTTCTGGGTTTTCCCGCCAACGAGTTCGGCGCGCAGGAGCCCGGCTCGGACCCTGAAATCCAGGCCTTCTGCCGGACGCGCTATGCAGTGAGCTTCGACCTATTCTCGAAAATAACGGTCAAGGGCCCGGGCATCCACCCTCTCTACGAATTCTTGACCGCGCGCTCGGGGCATAACGGCGATATCCCATGGAATTTCACGAAATTCTTGGCGGGCCGCGACGGCCGCGTCGTCGCCCGCTTCGGACCGCAAGCCTCCCCCATCGGCCGGGCGGTGACGAGTCAGATCGAGTCTTTACTCGAAGCTCGGCTCAGCGCCTCCGAAAGCGCCCTGTAG
- the rsmA gene encoding ribosomal RNA small subunit methyltransferase A: protein MPARLGQHFLVREDVRDAIVSAAGLRPGEKVLEIGPGRGILTRGLLSAGAEVTAVEMDERLGENLVSVLGAETRLRLIQRDFLKLPLQSLGQGPFKIVANLPYAVATPILQKILPWPLWTQAILMFQKEVGERLAAGPGSGKYGLLTLSAWVYAEVEMVLDVPRECFSPKPKVESAVLRLTRRAEPEVAADKQKSFFKTARAAFEQRRKMASGPIARALGISREQVISALGGLGIGSSARAEEIAPESYRALSEALSRASSKDSI from the coding sequence ATGCCTGCGCGCCTGGGACAGCATTTCCTGGTCAGGGAGGACGTGCGCGACGCCATCGTCTCGGCCGCTGGGCTCCGGCCCGGGGAGAAGGTGCTCGAGATCGGCCCCGGACGCGGCATTCTGACCAGGGGCCTTCTCTCGGCCGGGGCCGAGGTGACGGCGGTCGAGATGGATGAACGCCTGGGCGAGAATCTCGTTTCGGTGCTGGGCGCCGAGACGAGATTGAGGCTTATCCAAAGAGATTTTTTGAAGTTGCCCCTTCAGTCGCTGGGACAAGGCCCCTTCAAGATCGTCGCCAATCTCCCCTATGCCGTGGCCACTCCCATACTCCAGAAGATACTGCCCTGGCCGCTCTGGACCCAAGCCATCCTCATGTTCCAAAAGGAGGTGGGCGAGCGCCTGGCGGCCGGGCCGGGCTCCGGCAAATACGGGCTCCTGACCTTGTCGGCCTGGGTTTACGCCGAGGTCGAGATGGTCCTGGACGTGCCGCGGGAGTGCTTCAGCCCCAAGCCCAAGGTTGAGTCCGCCGTCCTGCGCTTGACGCGCCGCGCCGAGCCCGAGGTCGCGGCTGATAAGCAGAAGTCTTTCTTCAAGACGGCCCGCGCCGCCTTCGAGCAGCGCCGCAAGATGGCCTCGGGGCCGATCGCCCGGGCGCTGGGGATTTCCCGCGAACAAGTGATTTCGGCGTTGGGGGGGCTGGGGATAGGCTCCTCGGCCCGGGCCGAGGAGATCGCGCCGGAGTCCTACAGGGCGCTTTCGGAGGCGCTGAGCCGAGCTTCGAGTAAAGACTCGATCTGA
- a CDS encoding ABC transporter permease: MLLKIAWRNVWRNKRRSLLTLAASSFGLGLFIFLFAFSDGMHEQLIANATRTSLGHLQVYGRGYRADPVLERAIAKPAELRAALAGVRGLSLVLPRVESYGLASSASNSVGVMVVGVDPALEKRATRISNTMVKGLYLGRDSGTVGQILIGKALAKRLKLELGDKMVLLSQAADGSMANALFRVRGIYKTGAEAVDLGTAFITLGRAKEFLGLGQGLTSMLLFAGDLGEVDRIKGELGLRLEPKAYEALSWKDLDPSLLQTTELDDAINHVILLVVFMIVALGIVNTLLMSVFERTREFGVLLAMGMEPKSVVAMVSFEAAILASLSLAVGTSVGVILALHFGRHGIDLSRWTEGVSVSTAFLEPILYPKLRAYSVLKSCLSVFLVTIVSGLYPAFKASRLSPVKALRHS, encoded by the coding sequence GTGCTCCTCAAAATCGCCTGGCGCAACGTTTGGCGCAACAAGAGGCGTTCTTTGCTCACCTTGGCGGCCTCGAGTTTCGGGCTAGGCCTCTTCATCTTCCTTTTCGCCTTCAGCGACGGGATGCACGAGCAGCTGATCGCCAACGCGACCCGGACCTCTCTAGGGCACCTGCAGGTGTACGGCCGGGGCTACAGGGCCGACCCGGTCCTGGAGCGCGCGATCGCCAAGCCCGCGGAGCTGCGCGCGGCTCTCGCGGGAGTCCGGGGGCTGAGCCTCGTTTTGCCGCGCGTGGAAAGCTACGGCCTGGCCTCGTCGGCTTCGAACTCGGTCGGGGTCATGGTGGTTGGTGTGGATCCCGCGCTGGAGAAGCGGGCCACGAGGATTTCCAACACCATGGTCAAGGGTCTTTATCTTGGGCGAGATTCGGGTACGGTCGGGCAAATATTGATCGGCAAGGCCTTGGCCAAGCGGCTCAAGCTCGAGTTGGGGGACAAGATGGTCCTCTTGTCCCAGGCCGCGGACGGCTCCATGGCCAACGCCCTGTTCCGGGTGCGGGGGATTTACAAGACCGGGGCCGAGGCCGTGGATTTGGGGACGGCCTTCATCACCTTGGGCCGGGCCAAGGAATTCCTGGGCTTGGGGCAGGGGCTCACCTCCATGCTCCTGTTCGCGGGCGATTTGGGGGAAGTGGACCGCATCAAGGGCGAGCTTGGCCTGCGCCTGGAGCCCAAGGCCTATGAGGCCTTGTCCTGGAAGGATTTGGACCCGAGCCTCCTGCAGACGACCGAGCTTGACGACGCGATCAACCACGTCATTCTTTTGGTGGTGTTCATGATCGTGGCCTTGGGCATCGTCAACACCTTGCTGATGTCGGTTTTCGAGCGCACCCGCGAGTTCGGGGTGCTCTTGGCCATGGGCATGGAGCCCAAATCCGTTGTGGCCATGGTTTCTTTCGAGGCCGCGATTCTGGCGAGCCTGAGCCTGGCGGTCGGGACTAGTGTGGGGGTGATTTTGGCTCTGCACTTTGGGCGCCACGGCATCGACCTGAGCCGTTGGACGGAAGGGGTCTCGGTTTCGACCGCGTTCCTTGAGCCGATCCTCTATCCGAAGCTCAGGGCCTACTCGGTTCTCAAGTCCTGCCTGAGCGTGTTCCTCGTGACCATCGTCTCGGGCCTTTATCCCGCGTTCAAGGCCTCCCGACTCTCTCCGGTCAAGGCCCTGCGGCACTCATGA
- the rdgB gene encoding RdgB/HAM1 family non-canonical purine NTP pyrophosphatase — translation MVLVLASHNAHKIKEIRELLSGLPLEISSLDDFPGLPATVEDELTLEGNARKKAQECAQAARLWALADDTGLEVEALGGAPGVYSARYAGPGCDFADNNRKLLEALKAVPAPRRAAFRTVAALCDPQGRVVCEEGRLEGEIVAAPRGASGFGYDPIFLLPSGKTLAELSLDEKNRLSHRAAALRKILPHIKKLALAAVVAVLFAASPARATKTEPGSETIWDQIMAAQANRGLRVGSRYLDDSQYELALKEFSRAVSANPKDPVAHMMLGVAYYWTGQVDKSLESYRKSLELDPNSAQAYMLVGISMAWRGDVKSAYAAFQKSANLDPNRADIQMNLGSVEDGLGHSLEALDRFRKAAGLEPGQALYHFQLGTLYRKLGRDQEAAESLRRALRLYPAYEDALLELGAIEERQGQRKAAVYSFRKAVNLKARDSVARLRLGRLYLLNGEAKKAREIFADAFHLTPEEGGPGLQLSVAYSGVKAPAPSAPAAGREPQTQPPPGADSDPLDVFAKNLERIPLDQGAILQVDVVMAARPQLVKASESASALKKALEREMTGRTAAAKAVRREYKIPAAAAQARAEAVAKVLQDLRAVMKEAPAGSDVRLGMNLTFTKLGAARPAGGQAEDSAKVSYQPRQVGNDMGLWVMGTGWMYLVEETLPEPGEIPNHPDQSDWWVATGLAYAAIGDSQQALGAFERACQLDPKNEAAFLGRGVARVMTGDEAEAAASLQEALKINPKNRAAGEGLKWLQRPSTRAKKG, via the coding sequence ATGGTGCTGGTATTGGCCAGTCATAACGCGCACAAGATAAAGGAAATAAGGGAACTCCTCTCGGGGCTTCCCCTGGAGATTTCTTCGCTCGATGATTTTCCAGGCCTGCCCGCGACCGTGGAGGACGAGCTTACCTTGGAGGGCAACGCGCGCAAGAAGGCCCAAGAGTGCGCCCAGGCCGCCCGGCTCTGGGCTTTGGCCGACGACACCGGCCTCGAGGTGGAGGCCTTGGGAGGAGCCCCCGGAGTCTACTCGGCGCGCTACGCCGGCCCCGGGTGCGATTTCGCGGACAACAATAGAAAGCTCTTGGAGGCGCTCAAAGCAGTGCCCGCGCCGCGTCGGGCCGCGTTTCGCACCGTCGCGGCTTTGTGCGATCCTCAAGGCCGGGTCGTCTGCGAGGAAGGGCGCCTGGAGGGGGAGATCGTGGCGGCGCCGCGGGGGGCCTCGGGTTTCGGCTATGACCCGATTTTCCTCCTCCCATCCGGCAAGACCTTGGCCGAGCTGTCCTTGGACGAGAAGAACAGGCTCAGCCATAGAGCAGCAGCTCTGAGGAAAATCCTTCCTCACATTAAGAAGCTCGCCCTAGCGGCCGTGGTCGCGGTTTTGTTCGCGGCATCTCCGGCTCGGGCCACCAAGACCGAGCCGGGCAGCGAGACGATTTGGGACCAGATCATGGCGGCCCAGGCCAACCGCGGCCTGCGCGTGGGCTCGCGCTACTTGGACGACAGTCAATACGAGCTCGCCTTGAAGGAGTTCAGCCGAGCCGTGTCCGCCAATCCCAAGGACCCCGTCGCCCACATGATGCTGGGCGTGGCCTATTATTGGACCGGGCAGGTGGACAAGTCCCTGGAGAGCTACCGCAAAAGCCTCGAGCTCGATCCCAACAGCGCCCAGGCCTACATGCTCGTCGGGATCTCCATGGCCTGGAGGGGGGACGTCAAAAGCGCCTACGCGGCGTTCCAGAAATCCGCCAACCTTGATCCCAACCGCGCCGATATACAGATGAATTTAGGCTCGGTGGAGGATGGGCTGGGGCATTCCCTCGAGGCCCTGGACCGTTTCCGCAAGGCCGCCGGCCTCGAGCCGGGGCAGGCCCTCTACCATTTCCAGCTGGGGACCTTGTACCGCAAGCTCGGACGGGACCAGGAGGCGGCCGAGTCCCTGCGCCGGGCTCTGAGGCTTTACCCGGCCTACGAGGACGCCCTCCTCGAGCTGGGCGCGATAGAAGAACGGCAGGGCCAGCGCAAGGCAGCCGTCTACAGCTTCCGCAAGGCGGTCAACCTCAAGGCCCGGGACTCCGTGGCGCGCTTGAGGCTCGGCCGGCTCTATCTTCTCAACGGGGAGGCCAAGAAGGCGCGCGAGATTTTCGCCGACGCCTTCCATCTCACTCCCGAGGAGGGCGGGCCGGGCCTCCAGCTTTCCGTGGCCTACTCGGGCGTAAAAGCCCCGGCGCCTTCGGCGCCGGCGGCGGGGAGAGAGCCGCAGACTCAGCCTCCTCCCGGCGCCGACAGCGACCCGTTAGACGTTTTCGCCAAGAATTTGGAGCGCATTCCCCTCGACCAGGGGGCCATCCTCCAAGTGGACGTGGTCATGGCCGCGCGGCCCCAGCTGGTCAAGGCCTCGGAAAGCGCCTCGGCCTTGAAGAAGGCCTTGGAGCGGGAGATGACGGGGCGAACCGCGGCCGCGAAGGCGGTCCGCCGCGAGTATAAAATCCCGGCGGCCGCCGCGCAGGCCCGGGCCGAGGCCGTGGCCAAGGTCCTGCAGGACCTGCGCGCGGTCATGAAGGAGGCCCCCGCAGGCTCGGACGTGCGCCTGGGAATGAACCTCACCTTCACCAAGCTCGGGGCCGCGCGCCCGGCCGGCGGCCAGGCGGAGGACTCCGCCAAGGTTTCCTATCAGCCCAGACAGGTCGGAAACGACATGGGATTGTGGGTCATGGGGACGGGTTGGATGTATCTGGTCGAGGAAACTCTCCCGGAGCCCGGGGAAATTCCGAATCATCCCGATCAAAGCGACTGGTGGGTGGCCACGGGCCTGGCCTACGCCGCCATCGGCGACAGCCAGCAGGCCTTGGGCGCCTTCGAGCGGGCCTGCCAGCTTGACCCCAAGAACGAGGCCGCCTTCCTGGGGCGGGGGGTGGCCCGAGTCATGACCGGAGACGAGGCAGAGGCCGCGGCTTCCCTGCAGGAGGCTCTCAAGATCAATCCCAAGAACCGCGCGGCCGGGGAGGGTCTCAAGTGGCTGCAAAGGCCTTCCACGAGGGCGAAAAAGGGATGA
- a CDS encoding cyclic nucleotide-binding domain-containing protein → MPESALAQRAALLARIPAFSALDKDSLTALAPLWREEHFPPNAIILKEGAAADRLYLILEGRAEAASRGSRGDIPLAVLSPGEIFGELALVGSGFRQSTVKALGEVKALSLKAADFKALLKAHPAMAEAFQKSADEMRLAKFLKQATPFTPLDARQIRKLVASLKIILLDAKTTVVRQGEGGRCCYLIKSGSVEALQESPEGTARKLATLGTGSIFGEMALLSESPRSATVRTLEPCELLILHREDLLKAMGESADVAVQLMETVSLRQRPRKASRVQVFERASSEGDAITILKNPATGSYFQLSPAGRFIWDRLDGRHTLRDLALEHFSHFQSFAPGFVAGVMSDLAAKGFLDGSALRADVLSLGTSEGSLARLLAAVAKALNWRVSLNHLDPRLSRLYHRGPVRWLYTKAGQALLLIVALAGAALFWRHIPDVQQDLVELKGGWYLWLALIPAYFLSVIIHEAGHAFTAKAFGREIPRAGVGWYWITPIAFVDTSDLWLAPKWPRMAVSLSGPYSEIVLAGFCALAASLSPGTALAPGLWIFSLGLYSTAFLNLNPFLEYDGYYLLMDYLEYPNLRHKAWSWLGQGLPSALRDAKRRRAEICYLASSAFFALGTAALLSRIWAQITSN, encoded by the coding sequence ATGCCGGAATCCGCTCTCGCCCAGCGGGCGGCCTTGCTCGCCCGGATTCCGGCGTTTTCTGCATTGGACAAGGACTCATTGACGGCACTCGCCCCTCTTTGGAGGGAGGAGCATTTTCCCCCGAACGCCATAATTCTAAAGGAAGGCGCGGCCGCGGACCGCCTCTACCTGATTCTCGAGGGCAGGGCCGAAGCCGCCTCCCGCGGATCCCGCGGAGATATTCCCTTGGCCGTCTTGTCGCCTGGAGAAATATTCGGGGAACTGGCCTTGGTGGGATCGGGATTCCGGCAGAGCACGGTCAAGGCGCTGGGCGAGGTCAAGGCCCTAAGCCTCAAGGCGGCTGATTTCAAGGCTCTCCTCAAGGCCCATCCGGCCATGGCCGAGGCTTTCCAGAAAAGCGCCGATGAAATGCGGTTGGCGAAATTCTTGAAGCAAGCCACGCCCTTCACCCCCCTCGATGCCCGGCAGATCCGCAAGCTGGTCGCCAGTCTCAAGATCATCCTGCTCGACGCCAAGACCACGGTGGTGCGCCAGGGGGAGGGAGGGCGCTGCTGCTACTTGATCAAGTCCGGAAGCGTCGAAGCCCTCCAGGAGAGCCCCGAGGGCACGGCGCGAAAGCTCGCCACCCTCGGGACGGGCTCGATTTTTGGGGAAATGGCGCTTTTGAGCGAGTCCCCCCGCAGCGCAACCGTGAGAACGCTGGAGCCCTGCGAGCTCCTGATCCTGCACCGCGAGGACCTTCTCAAGGCCATGGGCGAGAGCGCCGACGTCGCCGTCCAGCTCATGGAGACGGTGAGCCTCAGGCAGCGCCCCAGGAAGGCCTCCCGCGTCCAAGTCTTCGAGCGGGCCTCGTCGGAAGGCGACGCCATCACGATCTTGAAGAATCCCGCGACCGGCTCCTATTTCCAACTTTCCCCCGCCGGCCGCTTCATTTGGGATCGCCTCGATGGCCGGCACACCTTGAGGGACCTCGCCTTGGAGCATTTCTCCCACTTTCAATCCTTCGCCCCCGGCTTCGTGGCCGGAGTGATGTCGGATCTGGCGGCCAAGGGATTCCTCGATGGGAGCGCGCTCCGCGCCGACGTGCTGAGCTTGGGCACGTCCGAGGGAAGTCTTGCGCGCCTCCTTGCCGCGGTCGCCAAGGCCCTGAACTGGAGAGTCTCCCTGAACCACCTCGATCCCCGACTGTCCAGGCTCTATCACCGCGGCCCCGTCCGATGGCTTTACACCAAGGCGGGGCAAGCCCTCCTCCTCATCGTGGCTCTGGCCGGGGCGGCCCTATTTTGGCGCCATATTCCAGATGTCCAGCAGGACCTCGTTGAGCTCAAGGGAGGCTGGTATCTGTGGCTTGCCCTCATCCCCGCCTATTTCCTCTCGGTGATCATCCACGAGGCGGGGCACGCCTTCACGGCAAAGGCCTTCGGGCGCGAAATCCCCCGAGCCGGGGTGGGCTGGTACTGGATCACACCCATCGCCTTCGTGGACACCTCGGACCTGTGGCTGGCACCCAAATGGCCGCGCATGGCGGTGAGCCTCTCGGGGCCTTACAGCGAGATCGTGCTGGCCGGCTTTTGCGCCCTCGCGGCAAGCCTGTCGCCGGGGACAGCACTTGCCCCCGGGCTGTGGATTTTCTCTTTGGGCCTCTACTCCACGGCCTTCTTGAACCTCAATCCCTTCCTGGAGTACGACGGCTATTACCTGCTCATGGACTACCTAGAATACCCCAACCTGAGGCACAAGGCCTGGTCCTGGCTCGGGCAGGGGCTGCCCAGCGCGCTAAGAGACGCCAAGAGGCGACGGGCAGAGATATGCTATCTTGCGAGTTCCGCCTTCTTCGCCCTCGGCACGGCCGCTCTTCTGTCCCGCATTTGGGCGCAAATCACATCGAATTAA
- a CDS encoding polyprenyl synthetase family protein, translated as MQEVFALAKRFIAARAQSQAQKELLSAMLRRLERQSADPESLPFIVMPRLVVGAVRGLEEEASGLCLATTLLYAGIDLLDDLADGDISAAWRGFRPQELQLAAATFLSSLPQLALSDIKAPPAVLAGMHKALAQGLLRMSAGQQEDLSTAGSSHPDSAAVELSVSGKSGEELALFSRLGALMAQAPESAVDLYEDMGRSLGTAIQLASDCHDLFQARRSRDLANGTRTYPIAKHLERLPRAERGKFLRVLELAKTSSSAAKRVRRELIQDGTLRLCAIVVEIHCQKAVSCLERAQPKLPAAAGLKRLILSASFFAEPRATAPTPPGQEVFHEPSFRRKTAGSLDERCAVQG; from the coding sequence ATGCAAGAGGTTTTCGCCCTCGCCAAGCGCTTCATAGCGGCGCGCGCGCAGAGCCAGGCCCAGAAAGAGCTGCTATCGGCGATGCTGCGCAGACTCGAGCGCCAGAGTGCCGATCCCGAGAGTCTTCCCTTTATAGTCATGCCTCGCCTGGTAGTCGGAGCAGTGCGCGGACTTGAGGAAGAGGCTTCTGGCCTTTGCCTTGCGACCACCTTGCTGTATGCCGGCATAGACCTCCTGGACGACTTGGCCGATGGCGATATTTCCGCCGCGTGGCGGGGTTTCCGCCCGCAGGAACTGCAATTGGCGGCGGCCACTTTCCTCTCGAGCCTTCCGCAATTGGCGCTCTCCGATATCAAGGCGCCCCCCGCGGTCCTCGCCGGAATGCATAAGGCCCTGGCCCAGGGGCTTTTGCGCATGAGCGCGGGCCAACAGGAGGACCTGTCCACGGCCGGCTCCAGTCATCCCGACAGTGCGGCCGTAGAGCTCTCGGTGTCGGGGAAATCCGGAGAAGAATTGGCGTTATTCTCAAGACTGGGCGCTCTGATGGCTCAAGCCCCGGAGTCCGCCGTTGATCTCTACGAGGACATGGGCCGCTCATTGGGAACCGCCATTCAGTTGGCTTCCGACTGCCATGACCTGTTCCAGGCCCGGCGCAGCCGCGATCTTGCCAATGGAACTCGAACCTACCCAATCGCCAAGCACCTGGAGCGCCTGCCCCGAGCCGAGCGCGGCAAGTTTCTTCGGGTATTGGAGCTGGCCAAGACAAGCTCCTCCGCGGCCAAGCGCGTGCGCCGGGAGTTGATCCAAGACGGAACTCTGCGCCTTTGCGCCATCGTGGTGGAAATACACTGCCAAAAGGCCGTTTCCTGCCTGGAGCGGGCCCAACCGAAGCTCCCGGCGGCCGCAGGCCTCAAGCGGCTGATCCTCAGCGCCTCTTTTTTCGCCGAACCGCGGGCGACTGCGCCAACGCCGCCGGGACAGGAGGTCTTCCATGAGCCGAGCTTCCGTAGAAAAACTGCTGGATCTTTGGATGAGCGATGCGCAGTTCAGGGCTAA